TAGGGGTATGGGTTTGGATGTGGTACAAAGCAACTTGCACAAAATCGGGGGAAATATCCAGGTAGAGACAACACCAGAAAAAGGAACTCGTTTTATCCTCTCTTTTCCCTCCTCCTTGGCGATCGCGCGCATATTACTAGTTGAAAGTAACAATATGTTGCTCGCCCTGCCGAAAAAATCTGTGGTGGGTGTATGCTTACTAAACCATGGGGAAATCTATTCAAACCAAGAATTCTGGCAGTGGCAAGGACAATCTTTACCCCTTCTCCATCTCGATCGCCACTTCACCTTTAACTACCTCCATCCCTGTGCCCCATCCCTAGACAATCCCCCCAAAATTGACGCTCCCACCGTCCTGATTCTCCAACAAGGTGAAAAAATAGTTGCCCTGAAAGTGGAACGTTGCTGGAGTGAACAGGAAGTTACTATCCAGCAAGTTGAGGGTTCTATTCCTTTACCGAGAGCTTTTAGCCATTGCACAATTCTGGCTGATGGTAGAGTCTTGCCGTTAGTAAATGTGCAGGGAATGGGTGGGGAGTAATTCGTAATTCGTAATGCCTCCTGCGGAGGAGCTAAGTCGCAGAGCGACACGCTACGCGAACGCTAACGTAATGCTCCCTGCGGGAGAGCTAACGCTAACGTAATTCGTAATGGGTAATAGAACAAAATACCCTGTTTCCTTATCCATTTTTCCTTATCCCTTGCCCATCTTCTGCCGCAGCTCCACCACATTCCCAATCACAACGATCGCCGGAGCTTCAAATCCGGTAGCTTCCACATCTGCAACAATTGTCTCCAACTTACCAATTAATTCTGACTGTTCCGGTCTAGTTCCCCATCTCACCAGGGCAATGGGCGTATCTCCGGCTAATCCGGCTTGGGTTAATTCTTCCACAATATAGGTCAAATTGTGAACTCCCATGTAAATCACAATTGTCTCAGAACCGTGGGCGATCGCCTGCCAATTGACTGCGGGACGATACTTACCTGCGGACTCATGCCCAGTCACAAATGTTACCGACGAACTATAGAGGCGATGGGTTAAGGGGATACCTGCATAGGCAGGAGCCGCAATTCCCGAAGTAATACCGGGCACAACCTCCACGGGCACACCTGCTGCG
The Calothrix sp. 336/3 DNA segment above includes these coding regions:
- the cobA gene encoding uroporphyrinogen-III C-methyltransferase, which codes for MNGQEGENCLGKVYLVGAGPGDPGLMTLRGKGLLECADVVVYDALVSPQILAMINPLAEQIDAGKRRGRHSLIQSETTALLIEKAQSHAIVVRLKGGDPFVFGRGGEEMEELVAAGVPVEVVPGITSGIAAPAYAGIPLTHRLYSSSVTFVTGHESAGKYRPAVNWQAIAHGSETIVIYMGVHNLTYIVEELTQAGLAGDTPIALVRWGTRPEQSELIGKLETIVADVEATGFEAPAIVVIGNVVELRQKMGKG